Within the Erigeron canadensis isolate Cc75 chromosome 6, C_canadensis_v1, whole genome shotgun sequence genome, the region AAGTTTTTGCCATCATTTTTACGTTTTATCatttatataagatatttataaaaaatgaaaaagagtgTTTTAGGTCAATCAAACCGCCCCAAACCTCGccaatgaaaatccattttttacCCATTTACCCAACCTGTCCATGTTGACAAGTTACCAATGCAGCTTACTATATAATGTTTTGACCAGATTGGACTTAATAAATTCAAGTGATTTTATGAACAAACAAATGACTCCAAAGAAAAACACATAGTTATAAAGATGAGTATTGACACATACCTTGTAATCCTCTCCTTCATCAAAGCCACCTTTTCCACAGGAGTTGATACATGTATAACAAAATCGATAGCATCTCCCATATCCGGACTACGGTAATAATTGGCTATCGGTTTTGTTGCCAAGACACTGTTCGGGTAAGAAATTTTCTGGTTATCAAACCTCAAAAAGATTGTGGTCAGTATATTCATCTCCTCGACAACCATCTGCAATCAGCACGATTGGAAATTACAatcatgaaaagaaaagaagcaaAGTACATGGTATTCTTACTTAAAAAGAAGATTCTTTAACAGCAAATTGTACCATAACAAAACACAATATAATCAATATCTGTTTTGGGAACTATACTTTGATGTTAACGGGTATACAGGTTGGTTCTTCTTATGATAACTAAAGTTGACCAACCAGCCTCTAGATGTCGACTTTTACAGAAAATACAATCTTTTGGTTGTGCAAATATTCCAAACAAATCCATAACTGAGATAAACATTTAGAAGTTTACCTGAACACTGTCAATTTCACAACGATCACCTACATCAAATGGATGCATTACGAACAAGAAAATAATGGCTTCAAATGTTGTCTTGCAAGTATTACCAAACACAAACACAACCAAAAGCAACTGTGAACTTAGGAATATGAAGAAATGTGTAGTTGCAACTTTGAGTATAAGAAGCCAGATCAcgattatcaagatcacaacaaCAACGTtcaacatttgatgaagtttgtttaCAGCTGTTTTTGTGTCATTGAGAGACAATGCAAGAGCTCTTCTTTCTCGGAATACATTGACCTAGAAAAAAcagatatatcatttttcagTGCAGTACGCGTATCTTTTACTATGGAACTATGTCGATCATTGTGATGTAAAGTTGtaaatttcaacccatttacttataaagGGTCGATTACTATTATGCTCTATTTTTTGAAAGGTCAAACACCCCAAAGTGTTAGTTGACATCCAAAGTGTGCATTTTCaatacataaaatcatcaaattcAAAAAGATTATAGTATGTAATTATTGTAATAACACAATTCTTTTAAGTGGATGTGGCAGCatactatatttatttataaacaaatcaaTCTATTTGAACTGAGTCAACAAGTACCATAAATTactcattttgacccattacccaccACAACCTGCCGTGGAACCACATctatcaaaaagaaaactttcatACCACCCAGTTTTTGAGAGCTCCTTTGCTGATTCCTTTAGTTTCACTTTCTCCTTCAAAGAGTCTTACCGCCTTTAATGCTTCATCCTCCCTCAAAAAACGCATCAAGTCCTCTAGGAAAATGCGTCTGTGAATGCATTCAAAATTCTAAGATACCGTGAAGGCGTGAAATGACAACATGGATAAAGGTATGGTGCATTAATAGCTAAGTCAGCTTATAAATACCCACAAAGTCCTGCAACATATTCTCCCAATAGTGACCAGTGACCAATTCATCGTAAAACTATTTAGGATCTTTTACGTACCCGGAATACGAAGATGTGCAGCTGGTTCACAATTATTTTCACAGTGGGTCAGCTTGTGACACCTTTAAATCATGTTACAGGTAAAATCgatctttttataaaatttatacgcCTAAAAATATCTAATCACAAGATGAttacatgtggaaaaatcaaagGATAAGATTAGGAAAGATAATTAGTGAAATCCActtgtcaaattcttaaggtttcaggttgatttttaggcatatgaattaggttgatttatcattttccaaaataATAAGCTAGAGAAAAAACAGGCTGAAAAAGTCAAACACACCATTTGCTTTTATATCGTCTTACTTCCAGGTATTTGACCAACAAGACAACTGATGTAATCATATTAATACTTCAACTATTAAcagaataaaatattatatggaCAACAACAAATGTTGCGGGTCGCCCTGACCCATTAAATTAACCCcgtttgacctgttacccaaacTACCCATATTACACGTTTGCTACTACAGCTACAAATTCAAACACAAAATTAGTCATAAAAGCATAAAAATAAGATCACAAACTTACTTGGAGCCTGGTTTAGCAACATTGTTGAATATCTTCTTGGCTGCAATCTTAGCCTGTTTTTCGCTAGTGATCTGCACTGCAGAATCATCCTCGTCACCGGTTGTACCCTCCAATTGCTCATCTAAAGTAGATAACACCCCAGTACGCACAAttttcatcaaccttttcatatTCCAAGCCGATATATTCTTTTGGTTTAGCCGATGCAAGTGATCAATTGTAATCCCCTCATCAACTTTCTTAGGAGTAATAACTTCAGAAAATTTGCCACTTTTACCAGTCATTGGAGTGCTTGTAGCGTTTGTTCTCGGTGTCCCAATAATCCTCCCACTTCTTTTAAATATATTCGCCTTAAGGTCAGCTGGTAAAGTGGCACCGgcattttgaagttttgaaactTCTTCTATCACCCTATCTTCCTCTTCCCGTTCTTGTTGAATCTCAATCAACGGTGGACCAGAAAGCGTCTCAATCACATACTGATTAAACAAAGATTCTTGAATCCGGTCAAAAAACGTACTCACATGAAAAGACGACGCGAGAACTTTAACAAGCAACGTTTTAACCAACCAAAAAAGCGTAGCAACCAAGAGACAAATCCAAATCTTGGTCACATAAGGCAAAATATCCTTCCCACGTCCAATATCCTCAACTCTATCATCAAATATGCATTCCCAAGCAATCAAAATCAACGTCAACCAAACGCAATTTTGTACTGCTTTCCGCAAcccataaacaaaatacaaaaccctTTTCCTCAATAGAAAATTCCGTTCTATCAATATAACAATAAACCTAATCCCCCAACCCGAAAACAACCTCCCGCATATCACAACCAATATCATAACCCCCCATTTCCATAATTTAAGTCCAACTAAACGTTTATGTTCGAGAAACGGAATAGTTAACGTACAAACTAAGGCACCAAGTAtcaatattaaactaaaaaactgaAGTAAAGTCCATTTATTATACCTCAACTCCTTATACTCATCCGGCAAATCGTCGTCTAAAAACGGATCCTCCTCATCTATCTCACTCCCTCCTTTCCCTAAAACACCCGACTTCGATCCTATCCGACCCGACCTCTGATCATTTTCAGGCGGATCCATTAACCTAGACTTCGTTTTCGTCCTTAACAAACTCGACTTCCCTCCCCTGAAAGACGCATTTCCTGAACAAACCAAAACTTCATcactaccaccaccgccaccgccaccgccggTACGCTGCCGTACCGGCTGCGGCTCAACAACTTCCTCATGAAACGAAACCCTAATTTCTTTAGGTGTAAGTATTCCATAGTTATTAGGTGGACTTTCAGCTAT harbors:
- the LOC122603087 gene encoding mechanosensitive ion channel protein 6-like translates to MDKLRKSFNRSSPQHENQIEPEEEKQNLLHTVVQIPSHPTSTSMAPSGGSPEFGVNRKENVMNGTNNNNVASSASNNNNNKEAELATFNLNNKNINSSNSSSPNLSNNNNNNKVWRDSSYDFTNDNEKFDFGTSETSSTHQSPSGLSRIAESPPNNYGILTPKEIRVSFHEEVVEPQPVRQRTGGGGGGGGSDEVLVCSGNASFRGGKSSLLRTKTKSRLMDPPENDQRSGRIGSKSGVLGKGGSEIDEEDPFLDDDLPDEYKELRYNKWTLLQFFSLILILGALVCTLTIPFLEHKRLVGLKLWKWGVMILVVICGRLFSGWGIRFIVILIERNFLLRKRVLYFVYGLRKAVQNCVWLTLILIAWECIFDDRVEDIGRGKDILPYVTKIWICLLVATLFWLVKTLLVKVLASSFHVSTFFDRIQESLFNQYVIETLSGPPLIEIQQEREEEDRVIEEVSKLQNAGATLPADLKANIFKRSGRIIGTPRTNATSTPMTGKSGKFSEVITPKKVDEGITIDHLHRLNQKNISAWNMKRLMKIVRTGVLSTLDEQLEGTTGDEDDSAVQITSEKQAKIAAKKIFNNVAKPGSKRIFLEDLMRFLREDEALKAVRLFEGESETKGISKGALKNWVVNVFRERRALALSLNDTKTAVNKLHQMLNVVVVILIIVIWLLILKVATTHFFIFLSSQLLLVVFVFGNTCKTTFEAIIFLFVMHPFDVGDRCEIDSVQMVVEEMNILTTIFLRFDNQKISYPNSVLATKPIANYYRSPDMGDAIDFVIHVSTPVEKVALMKERITSYIENKSDHWYPAPMIVVRDVEDLNRLKISVWISHRMNFQDMGERWQRRALLVEEMIKIFRALDIEYRMLPVDINVRNMPGLTSSRLPSNWLACTN